A window of Haliscomenobacter hydrossis DSM 1100 contains these coding sequences:
- a CDS encoding T9SS type A sorting domain-containing protein, which translates to MKQTIQVLLCWAVTFLCLPLGNAQTLTRISVSKDTLPTGAKTYVANVKVAGFKKIIGASFAVAWDSAVIEFDSIGNFGLPLSKDDHFGYLNTKNGVLRFLWQESFSGLTLKDNTTLFSIYYKIIGKPGSKSPISFVNIATSPTLEKEIIDTTFATVNTEYQDGLVLIKSLTSPSVFANDPNKFRINKAYPNPFNTQLTMEFSLSEAGPVGIEVVDVLGRVVHTEQRSFLAGKQELLLPKSVFPSPGNYYVRMYQGTSFTLQPVILLQ; encoded by the coding sequence ATGAAACAAACTATTCAAGTACTCCTTTGCTGGGCAGTGACATTCCTATGCTTGCCCCTTGGTAATGCTCAAACGCTTACCCGTATTTCTGTAAGTAAAGATACCCTTCCAACTGGCGCAAAAACTTATGTTGCCAACGTTAAAGTTGCTGGCTTCAAAAAGATTATTGGTGCATCCTTTGCCGTGGCATGGGATTCGGCAGTAATTGAATTTGATTCGATTGGCAACTTTGGTCTCCCACTGAGCAAAGACGACCATTTTGGGTATTTGAACACCAAAAATGGCGTTTTGCGATTTCTCTGGCAAGAAAGTTTCAGTGGACTTACCTTGAAAGATAACACTACACTTTTTTCCATTTATTATAAGATTATCGGGAAACCAGGTTCTAAAAGCCCGATCTCTTTTGTCAATATCGCAACGTCGCCTACCTTGGAAAAGGAGATCATCGACACCACGTTTGCTACCGTAAATACAGAATATCAGGATGGTTTGGTGCTCATCAAATCACTGACTAGCCCATCTGTTTTTGCCAACGACCCTAATAAATTTCGGATCAACAAAGCCTATCCTAATCCATTCAACACTCAACTTACCATGGAGTTTAGCCTCAGCGAGGCAGGGCCTGTGGGCATTGAAGTCGTGGATGTATTGGGCAGGGTTGTCCATACTGAGCAACGCTCTTTTTTAGCCGGTAAACAAGAGTTATTATTGCCTAAATCAGTCTTTCCTTCCCCGGGCAATTACTATGTCCGCATGTACCAGGGAACATCATTTACTTTGCAACCAGTGATTTTACTGCAATAA
- a CDS encoding T9SS type A sorting domain-containing protein, with protein sequence MTKYSINRVGEPVIASQTGIDLDCDDVGAPVLVEIHAWDEQGNDDFCITFIEVQDNRSVCPTANPGNSATVAGTIATEGNANLQGATITLSGQASMSATSTATGGYAFVNLTKGNDFTVTPQLDKNHLNGVSTFDLVLIQKHILNVQALNSPYKMIAADVNNSKSITTLDLIALRKLILNIDQTFQNNTSWRFVDAAYNFPNASNPWAASFPEVVNINDLAGNINASFVAVKVGDVNASAAVSSAASAEVRTAGTLDINAADATLKAGTEYSVEFSAADLKNIQGYQFALNLDKSKVELVDIVYGVAKAENFGVFTNEGVITTSWNGEAKQGALFTLVLRAKADAQLSSALSLNRIVSAEAYSASNDQLNVALKFSGAAVANGFELKQNTPNPFNGETMISFNLPKAAAATLTISDVTGRVLKSIRADYAKGFNQVILKATDLNASGVLYYTLEADDFTATKKMIIVE encoded by the coding sequence GTGACCAAGTACTCGATCAACCGCGTTGGTGAGCCAGTTATCGCCAGCCAAACCGGTATCGATCTGGATTGTGATGATGTTGGCGCTCCTGTTTTGGTTGAAATTCACGCATGGGATGAGCAAGGCAATGACGACTTCTGTATCACTTTCATCGAAGTACAAGACAACCGTTCGGTTTGTCCTACTGCTAATCCTGGCAACAGTGCTACTGTAGCCGGTACAATCGCAACGGAAGGCAACGCTAACCTCCAGGGTGCAACCATCACCTTGAGTGGCCAGGCTTCCATGAGCGCTACTTCAACTGCAACTGGCGGTTATGCATTCGTTAACTTGACCAAAGGAAACGACTTCACCGTAACGCCACAATTGGACAAAAACCACCTCAACGGTGTATCTACTTTTGACCTGGTCTTGATCCAGAAGCACATCCTGAATGTACAGGCCCTGAACAGCCCATACAAAATGATTGCTGCTGACGTCAACAACTCTAAGTCAATCACTACTTTGGACTTGATTGCCCTGCGCAAGTTGATCCTCAACATCGATCAGACTTTCCAGAACAACACTTCCTGGAGATTCGTTGATGCAGCTTACAATTTCCCCAATGCCAGCAACCCATGGGCTGCTAGCTTCCCAGAAGTTGTAAACATCAACGACTTGGCTGGAAACATCAACGCTAGCTTCGTAGCAGTTAAAGTGGGTGATGTCAACGCAAGTGCTGCGGTAAGTTCTGCTGCTTCTGCTGAAGTACGTACTGCTGGTACATTGGACATCAATGCTGCTGACGCTACCTTGAAAGCTGGTACTGAGTACAGTGTAGAATTCTCTGCTGCTGACCTGAAGAACATCCAGGGTTACCAGTTCGCATTGAACCTGGACAAGAGCAAAGTTGAATTGGTAGACATCGTTTACGGTGTAGCCAAAGCTGAAAACTTCGGTGTATTTACCAATGAAGGAGTGATCACCACTTCCTGGAATGGTGAAGCGAAGCAAGGTGCTTTGTTCACTTTGGTACTTCGTGCCAAAGCTGACGCTCAACTGAGCAGCGCACTGAGCCTGAACCGCATCGTTTCTGCCGAAGCCTACAGCGCAAGCAACGACCAACTGAATGTTGCCCTGAAGTTCAGCGGTGCTGCGGTTGCCAATGGTTTTGAACTGAAGCAAAACACGCCTAACCCATTCAACGGGGAGACGATGATCAGCTTCAACTTGCCAAAAGCTGCTGCTGCTACTTTGACCATCAGCGATGTAACCGGTCGGGTACTGAAAAGCATCCGTGCTGACTACGCAAAAGGTTTCAACCAAGTTATCCTCAAGGCCACTGATTTGAACGCTTCTGGTGTGTTGTACTACACTTTGGAAGCTGACGATTTCACTGCTACCAAGAAGATGATTATTGTTGAATAA
- a CDS encoding gliding motility-associated C-terminal domain-containing protein: MKPIITHLLRGVKIGSIIFVLLAAISPLQAFSNNSPSSIGDAALPIEIIPVNAAAMMGFSISITNATVQKGGEFCAQVKVAGFVDITGLEFLLKFDSTRLTFKEVKNFNLPGLTAGSMGLPGAGNNPTGTLKAAWFDNNVTGITLADGTAIFDICFTTVNLDVTTNIRFVYNEVVNKNDQNVAINTSAPQSVITIGAGGNGGGGTGGVLALDLTDATATAANQEVCIKANVVSGFTNLKSAQFTINYNTTQLNFSSVKNFNLAGLTQASFTTTTPGTIAVNWTSSTPATGHSLANGVAMVDLCFTGKSAGISSTVSFAGAAQIQNKDNQAVTLNGTTGVITVNAAPTTGPATFDITDVTATGVGQQACQKVNVTNFTNLLSTEYTITYNTTQLDFASVRNFNLDGLVDASFSKPGVGGTPLGSLKVSWNDPQVNAGVSVPNGTTIFEVCFTTKLNNITSTVTFGANKEVFNKDQQEVTFVGQAGTVTVGTGGTGGPSNFVLDLSDATVPATNQEVCIKVNANGGFTNINGLEFTLNYNSTQLDFSAVKNFNLSGLTDAAFGFPGVGGNPVGSIKVAWFDQNATGVSVANGIAIFDVCFKAKLPNITSTVTFATSPPPEAIDKDNTQLPFTGTSGQITVGGTTNTTDLVLKVGSATGATNSDVCLDLTTTNFKTVIGMEYQIKFDPAFLTHKSFDNINAGLRGFNTSGINVNNTSGTIFVVWVDEQLEVGVTLPDNAVIMRMCFTIKGTTGSSIVGIDKTKTVELTDVDEEGIPTQTQDGTVTIGAANAPTIVSPAVITNVPCFGESKGSINIEVRGGTGSYSYKWSNNATTQDLSNLAAGSYSVTVTDLGNTATVIGNFTVTQPSAALAITGITKTDAACFGQASGALNAAVTGGTTPLAYAWSGNLAAIANPTNVPAGNYTLTVTDANGCRAVSNPTAVAQPATALNATTSTLPAKCDGAATGSATITATGGTSPYTYKWATNQTTNQLSNIAPGIYGFTVTDAKNCTFSGSVTVTQEQSVRITSIDPVNFDQNQTNGAVNIAIAGGVAPYKYGWTGPGNFAATTEDINNLGTAGEYCVTVTDNVGCNTTMCANIVQRLKVNLTVTEACFGQATGGVSLQATGGVGPYTYKWSANNATTQNISSIAAGNYNVTVTDSQNNTVTGNATVPALTEIKISRTITDVNFVGGANGAVALTVTGGKPGYTYKWNNNSTAASLSGLVVGEYCVTITDLVGCTATGCFKVELVLAPLSVGTDITNNLCNGQNTGIARLQVSGGVGPYVLAFNNGQPENLLAGAFERKNLAAGTYTYKVTDSRNTVIDGSITVTQPAPLAISSFALRHDSEEPGCTGSIALSITGGTPGYQVSWNSPNVGFQIINLCEGNFIPSVIDANGCRKTFEPIALTSFTLSTAVKNTSCPEDQDGGIDLTLVGGSAPYRYAWLSARGDTLSKAQDLVDIAAGVYRLVVRENSGNRIERQITVTTASRLTASVQILSSFNGFAVSCPAAKDGSVRALGLNGGGNGYVYEWLQNNTLVAATQNLNNAGAGLYTVRITDGLGCSVEEEVELLAPDSLDIEAFVTDVSCIGSRDGEITAQVAGGVTGGRFTYAWNNGRSTPRVSGLVKGSYTITVTDRNNCTLIKSYEVKEPTAVSVQLQSINATEGCNGQALAVATGGVKPYSYRWNAPVTSSDSIVRSLCPGDYFVQVTDARGCKSTPEVSAVLVKDRRLPCMDIRSVISPDGDGSNEEFLINCIQEFPGNRLFIYNRWGQLVFQAENYNNDWNGVTQSGEPLPEGAYYYILEYKNSDGKDIQAKGSITLLRDK; encoded by the coding sequence ATGAAACCGATTATTACACACCTGCTCCGTGGGGTGAAGATAGGGTCAATAATTTTTGTATTGCTGGCCGCTATCTCTCCACTACAAGCATTTTCAAACAACTCGCCTTCAAGCATTGGCGATGCTGCATTGCCCATCGAAATCATTCCTGTCAATGCAGCAGCGATGATGGGTTTTTCAATCTCTATCACGAACGCAACCGTCCAGAAAGGGGGGGAGTTTTGTGCTCAGGTTAAAGTGGCAGGGTTTGTAGACATTACCGGGCTTGAATTTCTCTTGAAATTTGACTCCACACGATTGACCTTTAAAGAAGTGAAAAACTTCAACCTTCCTGGATTGACCGCAGGGAGCATGGGGCTTCCCGGTGCAGGGAATAACCCAACAGGGACCTTAAAGGCTGCATGGTTTGACAATAACGTTACCGGGATTACTTTAGCAGATGGTACCGCTATTTTTGACATTTGTTTTACAACGGTCAATCTAGACGTTACTACCAATATCCGCTTTGTGTACAATGAAGTGGTAAACAAGAACGACCAAAATGTTGCCATCAATACCAGCGCACCACAATCCGTAATCACCATTGGTGCAGGGGGTAATGGTGGTGGTGGAACAGGGGGCGTTCTGGCATTAGACCTTACCGACGCGACGGCGACGGCGGCCAACCAGGAGGTTTGTATCAAAGCCAATGTTGTTTCTGGTTTTACCAACCTGAAAAGCGCACAATTCACCATCAACTACAATACGACCCAATTGAATTTCAGTTCGGTAAAGAACTTTAATTTAGCGGGTTTAACCCAGGCTTCGTTTACAACAACGACTCCTGGAACCATTGCTGTAAATTGGACCAGCAGCACTCCAGCTACGGGACATTCCCTGGCGAATGGTGTTGCGATGGTTGACCTCTGTTTTACGGGCAAATCGGCAGGGATCAGCTCAACGGTTTCTTTTGCGGGAGCTGCACAAATTCAAAACAAAGATAACCAAGCTGTAACCCTTAACGGGACAACGGGGGTGATTACGGTAAATGCTGCGCCTACTACTGGCCCCGCGACCTTCGATATCACCGATGTTACCGCAACTGGTGTTGGGCAGCAGGCGTGCCAAAAGGTCAACGTGACCAACTTTACGAATTTGTTGAGTACAGAGTACACGATTACCTACAATACCACTCAACTGGATTTTGCATCCGTACGCAATTTCAATTTGGATGGATTGGTGGACGCCAGCTTCAGCAAGCCGGGTGTAGGTGGTACCCCACTTGGCTCACTTAAGGTGTCCTGGAATGATCCACAGGTAAACGCAGGTGTATCGGTACCCAATGGCACAACTATTTTTGAAGTATGTTTTACCACTAAGCTGAACAACATTACTTCTACTGTAACTTTTGGAGCCAACAAGGAAGTCTTCAACAAAGACCAACAGGAAGTAACTTTTGTCGGACAAGCCGGAACGGTTACTGTCGGAACAGGAGGTACTGGTGGGCCAAGTAATTTCGTTTTGGACCTCAGTGATGCAACAGTACCTGCAACCAACCAGGAAGTATGCATCAAGGTCAATGCGAATGGCGGTTTTACCAATATAAATGGTTTAGAATTTACACTCAATTACAATTCCACCCAGTTGGATTTTTCGGCTGTGAAGAATTTTAACCTGAGTGGTCTGACTGATGCTGCATTTGGTTTTCCAGGTGTAGGGGGTAATCCAGTAGGAAGCATAAAGGTAGCCTGGTTTGATCAAAATGCAACTGGAGTCAGCGTTGCAAATGGCATTGCCATTTTTGATGTATGCTTCAAAGCTAAGCTACCCAACATCACCTCAACGGTTACTTTTGCAACCTCCCCTCCTCCAGAAGCAATCGACAAAGACAATACTCAACTTCCTTTTACCGGAACATCTGGACAGATTACGGTAGGTGGAACCACCAATACGACCGATTTGGTGCTCAAAGTTGGCAGTGCTACCGGAGCAACCAACTCAGACGTTTGTCTCGACCTGACCACCACCAATTTCAAGACTGTAATCGGAATGGAGTACCAGATTAAATTTGATCCGGCATTCCTGACGCACAAATCATTTGACAACATCAATGCTGGCCTACGAGGTTTCAACACATCAGGTATCAATGTCAACAATACCTCGGGTACTATTTTCGTGGTCTGGGTAGATGAACAACTTGAAGTCGGCGTTACCTTGCCGGACAACGCCGTGATCATGCGGATGTGTTTCACCATCAAAGGAACCACCGGTTCTTCAATTGTTGGCATCGATAAAACCAAAACCGTTGAGCTGACCGATGTGGATGAAGAAGGAATTCCCACCCAAACTCAAGACGGTACAGTTACCATTGGAGCAGCCAATGCTCCTACCATTGTATCTCCAGCCGTGATCACCAACGTACCTTGTTTTGGGGAAAGTAAAGGATCCATCAACATCGAAGTAAGAGGAGGAACAGGGAGCTATTCCTACAAATGGAGCAACAATGCCACTACGCAAGACCTCAGCAATCTCGCCGCAGGTTCCTATAGTGTTACCGTTACCGATTTGGGGAACACAGCGACCGTCATCGGAAACTTTACCGTGACCCAGCCCAGTGCAGCATTGGCCATTACAGGAATCACCAAAACCGATGCGGCTTGTTTTGGTCAGGCTAGCGGAGCACTTAATGCCGCGGTTACGGGAGGAACTACCCCCCTTGCCTATGCATGGAGTGGCAACCTGGCTGCAATCGCCAACCCGACGAATGTACCCGCAGGCAATTATACCCTGACCGTTACCGATGCCAACGGCTGTAGAGCGGTATCTAACCCTACCGCAGTTGCCCAACCCGCTACTGCACTCAATGCCACGACCAGCACACTACCCGCTAAATGCGATGGAGCAGCAACCGGCTCGGCAACCATTACCGCCACCGGAGGCACTTCTCCTTACACCTATAAATGGGCTACCAACCAAACCACCAACCAACTGAGCAATATTGCCCCTGGAATTTACGGATTTACCGTTACGGACGCCAAAAACTGTACCTTCTCCGGCTCAGTAACAGTGACCCAAGAACAAAGTGTACGAATCACTTCAATTGATCCGGTTAACTTTGATCAAAACCAGACCAACGGCGCAGTAAATATTGCCATCGCTGGAGGTGTTGCACCTTATAAGTACGGTTGGACTGGTCCAGGCAATTTCGCTGCAACCACCGAAGACATCAATAACCTGGGTACTGCCGGTGAATACTGCGTTACGGTTACGGACAATGTAGGTTGTAATACAACCATGTGTGCCAACATCGTTCAGCGCTTAAAAGTCAACCTTACGGTAACTGAAGCTTGTTTTGGACAGGCTACCGGGGGCGTGAGTTTGCAAGCTACCGGGGGCGTGGGGCCTTACACCTACAAGTGGAGTGCCAACAACGCTACAACCCAAAACATCAGCAGCATTGCCGCAGGAAACTATAACGTAACCGTAACGGATAGTCAGAACAATACCGTTACCGGCAACGCGACTGTTCCTGCGCTCACCGAAATAAAAATTAGCCGCACCATCACCGATGTCAATTTTGTGGGTGGAGCCAATGGTGCAGTTGCCTTAACGGTTACGGGAGGAAAACCTGGCTATACTTACAAGTGGAACAACAACAGCACTGCTGCCAGTTTGTCCGGCCTCGTTGTCGGAGAATATTGTGTAACGATAACCGATTTGGTGGGCTGTACTGCAACCGGGTGTTTCAAGGTAGAACTTGTACTTGCCCCACTCTCCGTAGGAACCGACATTACCAACAATCTTTGTAATGGCCAAAATACCGGGATTGCCCGCCTACAGGTTTCTGGTGGTGTGGGACCCTATGTACTGGCCTTCAACAATGGACAACCAGAAAACCTGCTGGCTGGTGCTTTCGAACGCAAAAACCTGGCAGCAGGAACGTATACCTATAAAGTTACAGATTCAAGAAATACCGTAATTGATGGTTCCATCACGGTGACGCAACCCGCTCCGCTGGCGATTTCTTCTTTTGCCCTGCGGCACGATTCCGAAGAACCAGGTTGTACGGGCAGCATCGCACTATCGATAACAGGTGGAACCCCCGGATACCAGGTGTCCTGGAACTCACCTAACGTTGGTTTCCAAATCATCAATTTGTGTGAAGGCAACTTTATTCCTTCCGTTATTGATGCCAATGGATGCCGCAAAACGTTTGAACCCATTGCCTTGACCTCTTTTACCCTGAGTACAGCAGTGAAAAACACCAGTTGCCCAGAAGACCAGGATGGAGGAATCGACCTGACCCTTGTTGGAGGATCGGCCCCCTATCGTTACGCCTGGCTGAGTGCACGTGGAGATACCTTGTCCAAGGCTCAAGATTTGGTCGATATCGCTGCCGGAGTATACCGACTGGTGGTGAGAGAAAATTCAGGGAACCGCATTGAAAGACAAATTACGGTTACTACTGCATCCAGACTGACCGCTAGTGTACAAATCCTCTCCAGCTTTAATGGCTTTGCGGTAAGTTGTCCTGCGGCCAAAGATGGTTCAGTTCGTGCCTTAGGTTTAAATGGCGGAGGGAATGGATATGTTTACGAATGGTTGCAAAACAACACCTTGGTGGCAGCCACACAAAACCTTAACAATGCTGGTGCCGGATTATATACAGTGCGTATTACCGACGGCCTGGGTTGTAGTGTAGAAGAAGAAGTGGAGTTGTTGGCTCCGGATAGTCTGGATATAGAAGCCTTCGTCACCGATGTATCATGTATCGGTAGCCGGGATGGTGAAATTACCGCGCAAGTAGCCGGTGGCGTAACCGGTGGTCGCTTTACCTATGCCTGGAACAATGGCCGTAGTACACCAAGGGTGTCTGGACTGGTCAAAGGATCGTATACCATCACGGTGACAGATCGGAACAACTGTACGCTGATCAAATCGTACGAAGTAAAAGAGCCTACTGCTGTTTCCGTACAATTGCAGAGCATCAACGCTACCGAAG